A part of Perca fluviatilis chromosome 15, GENO_Pfluv_1.0, whole genome shotgun sequence genomic DNA contains:
- the LOC120573865 gene encoding interferon-induced very large GTPase 1-like isoform X2, translating into MLSRLHLQDKQQKLTPADFLKICPPVKQDYYTSEKDLGHTFLQRLMMLDYRARYIPVRQDSPEVSHLKPDPVSDTVEDLVAFLSSSVESDQSKQTYINPMDVQMAVFHCSDSFFKQNMITKLSQCQYALPLLVPDPVTMDIDCPLWTFRQIRKTWKIIEIKDNSNIVTMKSFPICKAETPMVSFLRLGSLSLSKSQLMNTLINDRHNTFFHRNCPGSTKSRHLMDGVAEIAWYCPAGKPNDAFTDCIAFCNLHGDALSIEKQRDILMEKSSVNVVLVPTLEKGDKSSAIISALLKSPTPLIILIADNNCIATQMKGGNYTIGLKERSKSDVSEELKKVIGRILSGPHASFQLETMTEVSGIRVDEDDKVCQKGKSDAVKIVKLFQGMGVSKIKDTFLPCQGQLWHKWSRINKALYHLKGHIEKEKCQKQQELMLIRQEQCTASGSKPMKLFIKGLSSLPSTDKQYFLKWTQILIDALSTDDLTSILQSYDKTWSEVLDLKKKHDKSYLLRNTQTELDQISTKLQSATFGLEHIFREMGQIYEAHASLQERTKRGQTDWSKYPELAAELMISGHPMELMDGDAGHVPLTWICSLLDEVIKKLGDKRVFVLSVLGVQSSGKSTMLNAMFGLQFAVSAGRCTKGAFMQLVKVSEEIKEDFQFDYVLVVDTEGLRALELEGNATLHHDNELATFVVGLGNMTLINIFGENPAEMQDVLQIVVQAFMRMKKVKLSPSCVFVHQNVTDIAAAEKNLDGKRRLQEKLDQMAKLAAKEEVSDAECFSDVIAFDVQKDVKYFAQLWEGSPPMAPPNPGYSESIQELKNFILSKASQSAGITLSQFKSKIHDLWNALMNENFVFSFKNTLEIAVYRKLEVQYGNWTWALRSNMLTIENALHTTIKNGNLDKVELKYLHKEMNKTYGEIKKAMTTYFDDDKDKEMLVQWRGQFENKIKEFHDEQVRGVKRKLDEVLQQKNACKKLDEKKTEFENKLLQKSKELAQQLKDKAKDEEELKKHFNSVWSDLVSELTADTKPIEDINYEEDQSTILEELGFEWCLIDESKSSGKYKKISEVGDYDHYVTITKHRDLCDTSHQSQGDERKNKNKKGQGLVSTVWVSLKKIIGIVSTPQVEKHTSGRFLSYEEQQLIRILIGDVEQQTIDIIKKKPVAAIGYSLTYLREVANNVKEKVTEFESKRKYALKKEFTVDLILYVFHRAESLLSESHKKFKGNNDALSYVESKKMQYYNIFRSFCKGNSSAVVLGELMCEKLKVSTVEAVCNKTAIDLAGEMRCTFPAFSGNRLNLEKHVLKSLAEKEDFDGFITYIRHPRNQVEAFIKEEVQKYIFRDNKDKARNILKKNVEDIKTLVSQALFDATEKVKKQSGDPDMWVKEFSSLLKKELTFDTISCQHLSDINDFDFLKEETEKGLVSVIEEVSSLSLDKMKEFRMKPDQILIDQLCNCCWVTCPFCAAVCTNTLKDHSPDDHSVPFHRSAAVNGFHYRDTEILSVDFCSTNVVSDGSFYPDQDPEELIPFKQYRTAGPRYANWRITPDESKMKYWTWFVCRFQKQLEQYYKKQFQDRGEIPSEWKTHSKEEAIKSLDEMFNL; encoded by the exons ATGCTCAGCAGACTTCACCTTCAAGACAAACAACAGAAGTTGACGCCAgcagattttcttaaaatatgtCCACCTGTAAAACAGGACTATTACACATCTGAGAAAGATCTAGGTCATACTTTTCTTCAGAGGTTAATGATGTTAGACTACAGAGCCAGATATATTCCTGTAAGACAAGACAGTCCTGAGGTGAGCCATTTAAAACCTGATCCAGTGTCTGACACTGTTGAAGATTTAGTTGCTTTTTTAAGCAGCAGTGTAGAATCTGACCAATCAAAACAGACTTATATAAATCCAATGGATGTCCAAATGGCAGTATTTCACTGCTCAGACAGCTTTTTTAAGCAGAACATGATTACAAAGCTATCACAATGTCAGTACGCCTTACCGTTGCTTGTTCCTGACCCAGTCACAATGGATATTGACTGTCCTCTGTGGACATTCAgacaaataagaaaaacatgGAAGATAATTGAAATCAAAGATAATTCAAACATTGTCACCATGAAGAGTTTTCCCATCTGCAAAGCTGAGACACCCATGGTGTCATTTCTCCGCCTGGGTTCACTATCTCTGTCTAAATCTCAGCTGATGAACACTTTGATCAACGACCGTCAcaacaccttcttccacagaAACTGTCCAGGTAGCACCAAGTCTCGTCATCTGATGGATGGTGTGGCAGAGATTGCCTGGTACTGCCCTGCTGGAAAACCCAATGATGCCTTCACTGACTGCATTGCCTTCTGTAATCTTCATGGTGATGCTCTGTCAATTGAAAAACAGCGGGACATACTGATGGAAAAATCTTCAGTCAATGTCGTTCTTGTACCAACTCtggaaaaaggtgacaaaagttCTGCAATCATCTCAGCCCTTCTCAAGTCTCCGACGCCTCTCATTATTCTTATTGCTGATAATAATTGTATTGCGACTCAGATGAAAGGTGGAAACTACACAATTGGACTAAAGGAGAGAAGCAAGTCAGATGTTTCTGAAGagctgaaaaaagtcattggaAGAATCTTGTCTGGACCCCATGCATCCTTCCAGCTTGAAACCATGACTGAGGTCTCTGGAATCAGAGTGGATGAAGATGACAAAGTCTGCCAAAAAGGGAAATCTGATGCAGTGAAAATTGTGAAGTTGTTTCAGGGGATGGGAGTTTCAAAGAtcaaagatacatttctccCTTGTCAAGGCCAACTGTGGCATAAGTGGAGCAGAATAAACAAAGCACTGTATCATCTCAAAggacacattgagaaggagaaATGTCAAAAGCAACAGGAACTGATGCTAATACGACAAGAGCAATGCACTGCTTCTGGTAGTAAACCGATGAAGTTGTTCATTAAAGGCCTCTCATCTTTGCCATCAACAGACAAGCAGTATTTCCTGAAGTGGACTCAGATCTTAATAGATGCCCTCTCCACAGATGATCTTACTTCAATTCTCCAAAGCTATGATAAAACGTGGTCTGAGGTCTTGGATTTGAAGAAGAAGCATGACAAATCTTATCTGTTGAGAAATACGCAAACTGAGCTTGATCAAATATCAACAAAACTACAGTCAGCAACTTTTGGCTTGGAGCACATCTTTAGAGAAATGGGACAGATCTATGAAGCACATGCATCTCTGCAGGAACGAACAAAGAGGGGACAGACTGACTGGTCTAAATACCCTGAGCTGGCTGCAGAGCTGATGATATCAGGACACCCAATGGAGCTGATGGATGGTGATGCAGGTCATGTGCCTTTGACTTGGATCTGTAGTCTTTTAGATGAAGTCATAAAGAAACTGGGCGACAagagagtttttgttttgtctgttttaggCGTACAAAGCAGTGGAAAATCAACAATGCTGAATGCCATGTTTGGGTTACAGTTTGCAGTGAGTGCTGGCAGGTGCACCAAGGGTGCCTTCATGCAGCTGGTCAAAGTGTCAGAGGAGATCAAGGAAGACTTTCAGTTTGACTATGTTCTGGTGGTGGACACTGAAGGACTGCGTGCTCTTGAGTTGGAAGGTAACGCCACTCTTCACCACGACAATGAACTGGCAACATTTGTTGTTGGTCTGGGAAACATGACACTGATCAACATCTTTGGAGAGAATCCAGCTGAGATGCAAGATGTTCTGCAGATTGTTGTTCAGGCGTTCATGAGGATGAAGAAAGTTAAACTTTCTCcaagttgtgtgtttgttcaccAGAATGTTACAGATATTGCAGCGGCAGAGAAAAACTTGGATGGAAAGAGACGGCTGCAAGAAAAGCTGGACCAGATGGCCAAACTAGCAGCCAAAGAAGAGGTCTCTGATGCTGAGTGTTTCAGTGACGTCATTGCTTTTGATGTGCAGAAAGATGTGAAATACTTTGCCCAACTATGGGAGGGAAGTCCACCTATGGCTCCTCCAAATCCAGGTTACAGTGAGAGCATCCAAGAGCTGAAGAACTTCATCCTCTCTAAAGCTTCACAGTCTGCTGGGATTACTCTCTCACAATTTAAAAGCAAAATTCATGACCTGTGGAACGCCCTGATGAACGAAAActttgttttcagtttcaaaAACACACTTGAAATTGCAGTGTACAGAAAACTTGAGGTCCAGTATGGGAACTGGACCTGGGCCCTGAGGAGCAACATGTTGACCATTGAGAACGCGCTTCATACCACGATTAAAAATGGAAACCTTGACAAGGTCGAGCTCAAATATCTTCATAAAGAAATGAACAAAACCTACGGAGAAATCAAAAAAGCAATGACAACATACTTTGATgatgacaaagacaaagaaatgtTGGTTCAGTGGCGAGgacaatttgaaaacaaaatcaagGAGTTTCATGATGAACAAGTGAGAGGAGTTAAAAGAAAACTGGATGAAGTCCTCCAGCAGAAGAATGCTTGTAAAAAGTTGGATGAGAAGAAGacagagtttgagaacaagCTGCTACAAAAGAGCAAAGAGCTCGCTCAACAGTTAAAGGACAAGGCAAAAGATGAAGAGGAACTCAAGAAGCACTTCAACTCTGTCTGGAGTGACTTGGTCAGTGAACTAACTGCAGATACAAAACCCATTGAGGACATCAACTATGAAGAAGATCAGTCAACTATTCTTGAGGAGCTTGGTTTTGAATGGTGTCTAATAGATGAATCCAAAAGCAGtggcaaatacaaaaaaatatcagAGGTTGGTGATTATGATCATTATGTAACCATCACAAAGCACAGAGACCTCTGTGATACAAGCCACCAATCACAAGGAGATGAAAggaaaaacaagaacaaaaaaggGCAAGGGTTAGTGTCAACTGTCTGGGtgtctcttaaaaaaattattggAATTGTGTCAACACCACAAGTTGAAAAACATACATCAGGGAGATTTCTCTCATATGAAGAACAGCAGCTGATCAGAATCCTCATTGGCGATGTTGAACAACAGACCATAGACATAATTAAGAAGAAGCCTGTAGCTGCAATAGGCTACAGTCTAACTTACTTGAGAGAAGTGGCCaacaatgtaaaagaaaaagtgacagaatTTGAATCAAAGAGGAAATATGCTCTAAAGAAGGAGTTTACAGTTGAtctcatactgtatgtgtttcacAGAGCAGAGAGTTTGCTTTCAGAGTCCCACAAGAAATTCAAAGGAAACAATGATGCACTCAGTTACGTAGAAAGCAAGAAAATGCAATATTACAACATTTTCAGAAGCTTCTGCAAAGGAAACTCATCTGCTGTTGTGCTTGGAGAACTGATGTGTGAAAAACTGAAGGTTTCCACTGTTGAGGCTGTCTGTAACAAGACTGCCATTGATCTCGCTGGAGAGATGAGGTGCACTTTCCCAGCATTCAGTGGGAACAGGCTGAACCTGGAGAAACATGTGTTAAAGTCACTGGCTGAGAAAGAAGACTTTGATGGTTTTATCACCTACATCCGACACCCAAGGAACCAAGTAGAGGCTTTTATAAAAGAGGAAGTACAGAAATACATCTTCAGAGACAATAAAGATAAAGCACGGAATATACTCaagaaaaatgttgaagacaTTAAAACCCTTGTGAGTCAAGCTTTATTTGATGCTACAGAGAAAGTCAAAAAACAAAGTGGAGACCCAGACATGTGGGTGAAGGAATTTTCAAGTTTACTAAAAAAGGAGCTAACATTTGACACCATCAGTTGTCAACACTTAAGTGACATAAACGATTTTGACTTTCtaaaagaagagacagagaaaggccTTGTATCTGTCATAGAGGAAGTGAGCAGCCTCTCACTGGATAAGATGAAGGAATTCAGGATGAAGCCTGATCAAATCCTCATCGATCAGCTGTGTAACTGTTGCTGGGTAACGTGTCCATTCTGTGCAGCTGTTTGTACCAACACATTGAAAG ATCACAGTCCTGATGACCACAGCGTGCCCTTTCATCGATCTGCTGCAGTCAATGGTTTTcactacagagacacagagatactGAGTGTTGATTTCTGCTCAACAAATGTTGTGAGTGATGGAAGTTTTTACCCTGATCAAGATCCAGAAGAGCTCATTCCCTTTAAACAGTACCGAACTGCTGGCCCACGGTATGCTAACTGGAGAATCACCCCTGATGAGTCTAAGATGAAATATTGGACATGGTTTGTGTGTCGATTTCAGAAGCAACTGGAACAATATTATAAGAAACAATTCCAGGACCGTGGCGAAATTCCCAGTGAGTGGAAAACACACTCTAAAGAAGAAGCTATTAAAAGTCTGGATGAAATGTTCAACCTGTGA
- the LOC120573865 gene encoding interferon-induced very large GTPase 1-like isoform X3 has translation MDVQMAVFHCSDSFFKQNMITKLSQCQYALPLLVPDPVTMDIDCPLWTFRQIRKTWKIIEIKDNSNIVTMKSFPICKAETPMVSFLRLGSLSLSKSQLMNTLINDRHNTFFHRNCPGSTKSRHLMDGVAEIAWYCPAGKPNDAFTDCIAFCNLHGDALSIEKQRDILMEKSSVNVVLVPTLEKGDKSSAIISALLKSPTPLIILIADNNCIATQMKGGNYTIGLKERSKSDVSEELKKVIGRILSGPHASFQLETMTEVSGIRVDEDDKVCQKGKSDAVKIVKLFQGMGVSKIKDTFLPCQGQLWHKWSRINKALYHLKGHIEKEKCQKQQELMLIRQEQCTASGSKPMKLFIKGLSSLPSTDKQYFLKWTQILIDALSTDDLTSILQSYDKTWSEVLDLKKKHDKSYLLRNTQTELDQISTKLQSATFGLEHIFREMGQIYEAHASLQERTKRGQTDWSKYPELAAELMISGHPMELMDGDAGHVPLTWICSLLDEVIKKLGDKRVFVLSVLGVQSSGKSTMLNAMFGLQFAVSAGRCTKGAFMQLVKVSEEIKEDFQFDYVLVVDTEGLRALELEGNATLHHDNELATFVVGLGNMTLINIFGENPAEMQDVLQIVVQAFMRMKKVKLSPSCVFVHQNVTDIAAAEKNLDGKRRLQEKLDQMAKLAAKEEVSDAECFSDVIAFDVQKDVKYFAQLWEGSPPMAPPNPGYSESIQELKNFILSKASQSAGITLSQFKSKIHDLWNALMNENFVFSFKNTLEIAVYRKLEVQYGNWTWALRSNMLTIENALHTTIKNGNLDKVELKYLHKEMNKTYGEIKKAMTTYFDDDKDKEMLVQWRGQFENKIKEFHDEQVRGVKRKLDEVLQQKNACKKLDEKKTEFENKLLQKSKELAQQLKDKAKDEEELKKHFNSVWSDLVSELTADTKPIEDINYEEDQSTILEELGFEWCLIDESKSSGKYKKISEVGDYDHYVTITKHRDLCDTSHQSQGDERKNKNKKGQGLVSTVWVSLKKIIGIVSTPQVEKHTSGRFLSYEEQQLIRILIGDVEQQTIDIIKKKPVAAIGYSLTYLREVANNVKEKVTEFESKRKYALKKEFTVDLILYVFHRAESLLSESHKKFKGNNDALSYVESKKMQYYNIFRSFCKGNSSAVVLGELMCEKLKVSTVEAVCNKTAIDLAGEMRCTFPAFSGNRLNLEKHVLKSLAEKEDFDGFITYIRHPRNQVEAFIKEEVQKYIFRDNKDKARNILKKNVEDIKTLVSQALFDATEKVKKQSGDPDMWVKEFSSLLKKELTFDTISCQHLSDINDFDFLKEETEKGLVSVIEEVSSLSLDKMKEFRMKPDQILIDQLCNCCWVTCPFCAAVCTNTLKDHSPDKHNVPFHRPSGIKGWHTRGTVELVTNFCTTSVASDGRFCPQHDSDESIPYKEYQSAGEKYSSWQITADESKLTYWKWFVCRFQKQLEDYYELKFQGRGDIPSEWRNYSKQEAIKSLDDMYDL, from the exons ATGGATGTTCAA ATGGCAGTATTTCACTGCTCAGACAGCTTTTTTAAGCAGAACATGATTACAAAGCTATCACAATGTCAGTACGCCTTACCGTTGCTTGTTCCTGACCCAGTCACAATGGATATTGACTGTCCTCTGTGGACATTCAgacaaataagaaaaacatgGAAGATAATTGAAATCAAAGATAATTCAAACATTGTCACCATGAAGAGTTTTCCCATCTGCAAAGCTGAGACACCCATGGTGTCATTTCTCCGCCTGGGTTCACTATCTCTGTCTAAATCTCAGCTGATGAACACTTTGATCAACGACCGTCAcaacaccttcttccacagaAACTGTCCAGGTAGCACCAAGTCTCGTCATCTGATGGATGGTGTGGCAGAGATTGCCTGGTACTGCCCTGCTGGAAAACCCAATGATGCCTTCACTGACTGCATTGCCTTCTGTAATCTTCATGGTGATGCTCTGTCAATTGAAAAACAGCGGGACATACTGATGGAAAAATCTTCAGTCAATGTCGTTCTTGTACCAACTCtggaaaaaggtgacaaaagttCTGCAATCATCTCAGCCCTTCTCAAGTCTCCGACGCCTCTCATTATTCTTATTGCTGATAATAATTGTATTGCGACTCAGATGAAAGGTGGAAACTACACAATTGGACTAAAGGAGAGAAGCAAGTCAGATGTTTCTGAAGagctgaaaaaagtcattggaAGAATCTTGTCTGGACCCCATGCATCCTTCCAGCTTGAAACCATGACTGAGGTCTCTGGAATCAGAGTGGATGAAGATGACAAAGTCTGCCAAAAAGGGAAATCTGATGCAGTGAAAATTGTGAAGTTGTTTCAGGGGATGGGAGTTTCAAAGAtcaaagatacatttctccCTTGTCAAGGCCAACTGTGGCATAAGTGGAGCAGAATAAACAAAGCACTGTATCATCTCAAAggacacattgagaaggagaaATGTCAAAAGCAACAGGAACTGATGCTAATACGACAAGAGCAATGCACTGCTTCTGGTAGTAAACCGATGAAGTTGTTCATTAAAGGCCTCTCATCTTTGCCATCAACAGACAAGCAGTATTTCCTGAAGTGGACTCAGATCTTAATAGATGCCCTCTCCACAGATGATCTTACTTCAATTCTCCAAAGCTATGATAAAACGTGGTCTGAGGTCTTGGATTTGAAGAAGAAGCATGACAAATCTTATCTGTTGAGAAATACGCAAACTGAGCTTGATCAAATATCAACAAAACTACAGTCAGCAACTTTTGGCTTGGAGCACATCTTTAGAGAAATGGGACAGATCTATGAAGCACATGCATCTCTGCAGGAACGAACAAAGAGGGGACAGACTGACTGGTCTAAATACCCTGAGCTGGCTGCAGAGCTGATGATATCAGGACACCCAATGGAGCTGATGGATGGTGATGCAGGTCATGTGCCTTTGACTTGGATCTGTAGTCTTTTAGATGAAGTCATAAAGAAACTGGGCGACAagagagtttttgttttgtctgttttaggCGTACAAAGCAGTGGAAAATCAACAATGCTGAATGCCATGTTTGGGTTACAGTTTGCAGTGAGTGCTGGCAGGTGCACCAAGGGTGCCTTCATGCAGCTGGTCAAAGTGTCAGAGGAGATCAAGGAAGACTTTCAGTTTGACTATGTTCTGGTGGTGGACACTGAAGGACTGCGTGCTCTTGAGTTGGAAGGTAACGCCACTCTTCACCACGACAATGAACTGGCAACATTTGTTGTTGGTCTGGGAAACATGACACTGATCAACATCTTTGGAGAGAATCCAGCTGAGATGCAAGATGTTCTGCAGATTGTTGTTCAGGCGTTCATGAGGATGAAGAAAGTTAAACTTTCTCcaagttgtgtgtttgttcaccAGAATGTTACAGATATTGCAGCGGCAGAGAAAAACTTGGATGGAAAGAGACGGCTGCAAGAAAAGCTGGACCAGATGGCCAAACTAGCAGCCAAAGAAGAGGTCTCTGATGCTGAGTGTTTCAGTGACGTCATTGCTTTTGATGTGCAGAAAGATGTGAAATACTTTGCCCAACTATGGGAGGGAAGTCCACCTATGGCTCCTCCAAATCCAGGTTACAGTGAGAGCATCCAAGAGCTGAAGAACTTCATCCTCTCTAAAGCTTCACAGTCTGCTGGGATTACTCTCTCACAATTTAAAAGCAAAATTCATGACCTGTGGAACGCCCTGATGAACGAAAActttgttttcagtttcaaaAACACACTTGAAATTGCAGTGTACAGAAAACTTGAGGTCCAGTATGGGAACTGGACCTGGGCCCTGAGGAGCAACATGTTGACCATTGAGAACGCGCTTCATACCACGATTAAAAATGGAAACCTTGACAAGGTCGAGCTCAAATATCTTCATAAAGAAATGAACAAAACCTACGGAGAAATCAAAAAAGCAATGACAACATACTTTGATgatgacaaagacaaagaaatgtTGGTTCAGTGGCGAGgacaatttgaaaacaaaatcaagGAGTTTCATGATGAACAAGTGAGAGGAGTTAAAAGAAAACTGGATGAAGTCCTCCAGCAGAAGAATGCTTGTAAAAAGTTGGATGAGAAGAAGacagagtttgagaacaagCTGCTACAAAAGAGCAAAGAGCTCGCTCAACAGTTAAAGGACAAGGCAAAAGATGAAGAGGAACTCAAGAAGCACTTCAACTCTGTCTGGAGTGACTTGGTCAGTGAACTAACTGCAGATACAAAACCCATTGAGGACATCAACTATGAAGAAGATCAGTCAACTATTCTTGAGGAGCTTGGTTTTGAATGGTGTCTAATAGATGAATCCAAAAGCAGtggcaaatacaaaaaaatatcagAGGTTGGTGATTATGATCATTATGTAACCATCACAAAGCACAGAGACCTCTGTGATACAAGCCACCAATCACAAGGAGATGAAAggaaaaacaagaacaaaaaaggGCAAGGGTTAGTGTCAACTGTCTGGGtgtctcttaaaaaaattattggAATTGTGTCAACACCACAAGTTGAAAAACATACATCAGGGAGATTTCTCTCATATGAAGAACAGCAGCTGATCAGAATCCTCATTGGCGATGTTGAACAACAGACCATAGACATAATTAAGAAGAAGCCTGTAGCTGCAATAGGCTACAGTCTAACTTACTTGAGAGAAGTGGCCaacaatgtaaaagaaaaagtgacagaatTTGAATCAAAGAGGAAATATGCTCTAAAGAAGGAGTTTACAGTTGAtctcatactgtatgtgtttcacAGAGCAGAGAGTTTGCTTTCAGAGTCCCACAAGAAATTCAAAGGAAACAATGATGCACTCAGTTACGTAGAAAGCAAGAAAATGCAATATTACAACATTTTCAGAAGCTTCTGCAAAGGAAACTCATCTGCTGTTGTGCTTGGAGAACTGATGTGTGAAAAACTGAAGGTTTCCACTGTTGAGGCTGTCTGTAACAAGACTGCCATTGATCTCGCTGGAGAGATGAGGTGCACTTTCCCAGCATTCAGTGGGAACAGGCTGAACCTGGAGAAACATGTGTTAAAGTCACTGGCTGAGAAAGAAGACTTTGATGGTTTTATCACCTACATCCGACACCCAAGGAACCAAGTAGAGGCTTTTATAAAAGAGGAAGTACAGAAATACATCTTCAGAGACAATAAAGATAAAGCACGGAATATACTCaagaaaaatgttgaagacaTTAAAACCCTTGTGAGTCAAGCTTTATTTGATGCTACAGAGAAAGTCAAAAAACAAAGTGGAGACCCAGACATGTGGGTGAAGGAATTTTCAAGTTTACTAAAAAAGGAGCTAACATTTGACACCATCAGTTGTCAACACTTAAGTGACATAAACGATTTTGACTTTCtaaaagaagagacagagaaaggccTTGTATCTGTCATAGAGGAAGTGAGCAGCCTCTCACTGGATAAGATGAAGGAATTCAGGATGAAGCCTGATCAAATCCTCATCGATCAGCTGTGTAACTGTTGCTGGGTAACGTGTCCATTCTGTGCAGCTGTTTGTACCAACACATTGAAAGATCACAGTCCTGACAAACACAATGTCCCTTTCCATCGGCCCTCTGGGATTAAAGGATGGCACACTAGAGGGACGGTGGAACTGGTCACTAATTTCTGCACAACATCAGTTGCAAGTGATGGACGTTTCTGCCCCCAACATGACTCAGATGAGAGTATTCCTTATAAAGAGTATCAAAGTGCTGGGGAGAAGTATTCTTCATGGCAGATTACTGCTGATGAGTCTAAGCTGACATACTGGAAATGGTTTGTCTGTCGATTTCAAAAACAACTGGAAGACTACTATGAATTAAAATTCCAGGGAAGAGGAGATATTCCCAGTGAGTGGAGAAACTACAGTAAACAAGAAGCTATTAAAAGTCTGGATGACATGTATGATCTGTGA